The Urbifossiella limnaea genome has a window encoding:
- a CDS encoding arylsulfatase — protein MMTRSNLVAGAFVALAATLGWAAGADRLSLPFARTVAAEPAEQPVAVPLRAPAARPGPAAGPVDCAPADPVAAAVAIHNQQVVAQAQKDGKKPNICVIWGDDVGQSNVSAYTMGLMGYRTPNIDRIAREGMIFTDYYAEQSCTAGRASFITGQHGLRTGLTKVGLPGATLGLQAEDPTIAIILQMLGYATGQFGKNHLGDRNEFLPTVHGFDEFYGNLYHLNAEEEPELPDYPRDPAFRARYGPRGVLDTKASDKDDPTVDPRFGKVGKQVIKDTGPLTKKRMETIDDDVAARSAEFIQRQAKAGKPFFVWVNFTHMHLRTHVKPESRGQSGPGMSAYIDAMIDHDKNVGTVLKALEDAGVSDNTFVMYGTDNGPHMNSWPDGAMTPFRNEKNSNWEGAYRVPCMVRWPGRIRPGSVSNEMVAHLDWLPTFAAMAGDDQITQKLLAGLRVGDRTYKVHLDGYNLVPYLTGQVPKSPRESFIYCNDDQQVTGLRYHQWKIVFMEQRVQGTLRIWAEPFVMLRVPKIFNLRLDPYERADITSNTYYDWLMDHVFLLVPAQDYIGKFLMTFRDYPQRQKAASFNLDDVMRRLSEGHGSR, from the coding sequence TGACTCGCTCCAACCTCGTCGCGGGGGCGTTCGTCGCCCTCGCGGCCACACTCGGGTGGGCGGCCGGGGCCGACCGCCTCAGCCTCCCGTTCGCCCGCACGGTCGCCGCCGAGCCTGCCGAGCAGCCCGTCGCGGTGCCGCTCCGCGCGCCCGCGGCGCGGCCCGGCCCCGCCGCCGGTCCCGTCGATTGTGCCCCGGCCGACCCTGTCGCCGCCGCGGTCGCCATCCACAACCAGCAGGTCGTGGCCCAGGCGCAGAAGGACGGGAAGAAGCCGAACATCTGCGTCATCTGGGGCGACGACGTCGGGCAGTCGAACGTCAGCGCCTACACGATGGGGCTGATGGGCTACCGCACCCCGAACATCGACCGGATCGCCCGCGAGGGCATGATCTTCACCGACTACTACGCCGAGCAGAGCTGCACCGCCGGCCGGGCGTCGTTCATCACCGGCCAGCACGGGCTCCGCACCGGGCTCACCAAGGTCGGCCTCCCCGGCGCCACCCTCGGCCTCCAGGCCGAAGACCCGACCATCGCGATCATCCTCCAGATGCTCGGGTACGCGACCGGGCAGTTCGGCAAGAACCACCTCGGCGACCGGAACGAGTTCCTCCCCACCGTCCACGGGTTCGACGAGTTCTACGGCAACCTGTACCACCTGAACGCGGAGGAGGAGCCCGAGCTGCCGGACTACCCGCGCGACCCGGCGTTCCGCGCCCGGTACGGCCCGCGCGGGGTGCTCGACACCAAGGCCAGCGACAAGGACGACCCGACCGTGGACCCGCGGTTCGGCAAGGTCGGCAAGCAGGTCATCAAGGACACCGGCCCGCTGACCAAGAAGCGGATGGAGACGATCGACGACGACGTGGCCGCCCGGTCGGCCGAGTTCATTCAGCGGCAGGCGAAGGCGGGCAAGCCGTTCTTCGTGTGGGTGAACTTTACCCACATGCACCTGCGCACCCACGTCAAGCCGGAGAGCCGTGGCCAGTCCGGCCCGGGGATGAGCGCGTACATCGACGCGATGATCGACCACGACAAGAACGTCGGCACCGTCCTCAAGGCGCTGGAGGACGCCGGGGTGTCGGACAACACGTTCGTGATGTACGGCACCGACAACGGCCCGCATATGAACTCGTGGCCGGACGGCGCCATGACCCCGTTCCGGAACGAGAAGAACTCGAACTGGGAGGGCGCCTACCGGGTGCCGTGCATGGTCCGGTGGCCCGGCCGGATCCGCCCGGGGAGCGTGTCCAACGAGATGGTCGCGCACCTCGACTGGCTGCCGACGTTCGCGGCGATGGCCGGCGACGACCAGATCACCCAGAAGCTGCTGGCGGGGCTGCGGGTCGGGGACCGGACGTACAAGGTCCACCTCGACGGGTACAACCTCGTCCCGTACCTGACCGGGCAGGTGCCGAAGAGCCCGCGCGAGTCGTTCATCTACTGCAACGACGACCAGCAGGTCACCGGCCTGCGGTACCACCAGTGGAAGATCGTGTTCATGGAGCAGCGGGTGCAGGGAACGCTACGCATCTGGGCCGAGCCGTTCGTGATGCTGCGGGTGCCGAAGATTTTCAACCTCCGGCTCGACCCGTACGAGCGGGCCGACATCACCTCGAACACCTACTACGACTGGCTGATGGACCATGTGTTCCTGCTGGTCCCGGCGCAGGACTACATCGGCAAGTTTCTGATGACGTTCCGCGACTACCCGCAGCGGCAGAAGGCCGCGAGCTTCAACCTCGACGACGTGATGCGCCGCCTGTCGGAAGGCCACGGGAGCCGGTGA